From the Corticium candelabrum chromosome 2, ooCorCand1.1, whole genome shotgun sequence genome, one window contains:
- the LOC134198098 gene encoding pre-mRNA-splicing factor RBM22-like, whose product MALSKSTNPYNRQHWENAEFPILCQTCLGENPYIRMMKEKYGKECKICARPFTVFRWCPGPKARYKKTEICQTCAKIKNVCQTCLLDLEYGLPVQVRDTAMNLTDQMPSSDVNKEYWTQNMERKLAESDGTRPIGELGKAQPPSDLLVRMTRSQPYYKRNRPHICSFWVKGECKRGEECPYRHEMPTDPNDPLANQNIADRYHGVNDPVAEKLLKRAKALPTLDAPQDKTVTSLFVGGLTDGITEKDLADNFYQYGEIRSITVVPKQNCAFVTFTTRQAAEAAADGTFNKLVIKQQRLKILWGKAQGQAPVSGDGAGSNKLPPVAGLPPPLPPPPMASGVPPPPPPPFPPGMQPPPPQPNMPGPKGIHYPSQDPRRMGTFREST is encoded by the exons ATGGCTCTTTCAAAGTCGACAAATCCGTACAACAGACAACACTGGGAGAATGCG GAATTCCCAATTCTCTGTCAAACATGTCTCGGCGAGAACCCGTATATTCGAATG ATGAAGGAGAAATACGGGAAAGAGTGTAAGATATGTGCGCGCCCATTCACCGTCTTCCGCTGGTGTCCCGGCCCCAAAGCGCGTTACAAGAAAACGGAGATATGCCAGACGTGCGCCAAGATCAAGAACGTTTGTCAGACTTGTCTGTTGGACTTGGAGTACG GTTTGCCTGTGCAAGTGCGGGATACGGCTATGAACCTTACGGATCAGATGCCATCGTCGGATGTGAACAAAGAGTATTGGACTCAGAATATGGAGAGAAAACTGGCAGAGTCAGACGGAACACGACCA ATTGGTGAACTTGGGAAGGCACAACCACCAAGTGACTTGCTCGTTCGTATGACTCGTTCTCAGCCATACTATAAGAGAAACAGACCGCATATCTGTTCGTTCTGGGTAAAGGGAGAGTGCAAGAGAGGAGAAGAGTGTCCCTACAG ACATGAGATGCCCACGGATCCTAATGACCCTTTAGCCAACCAGAATATTGCAGATCGTTATCATGGTGTGAACGATCCGGTAGCAGAGAAGCTGCTCAAACGAGCGAAGGCTTTACCGACGTTGGACGCTCCTCAGGATAAGACGGTAacgagtttgtttgttggagGCCTGACGGATGGCATCACAGAGAAAGATCTGGCTGACAATTTTTACCAGTATGGGGAGATCAG GTCAATCACGGTGGTACCAAAACAGAACTGTGCGTTTGTCACATTCACCACACGCCAAGCAGCCGAAGCCGCAGCTGATGGCACATTCAATAAGTTAGTTATCAAACAGCAGCGGCTCAAGATTTTGTGGGGAAAGGCACAAGGTCAGGCGCCAGTCAGTGGAGATGGAGCTGGATCAAATAAACTACCTCCTGTGGCCGGACTGC CTCCACCTTTGCCTCCACCTCCTATGGCATCAGGAGTCCCTCCTCCTCCACCACCTCCTTTTCCACCAGGAATGCAGCCTCCACCTCCACAACCAAACATGCCAGGACCAAAGGGTATTCATTATCCATCACAAGATCCTCGTAGAATGGGAACGTTTAGAGAATCTACGTGA
- the LOC134198310 gene encoding uncharacterized protein LOC134198310, which produces MKTSDCEELSSPADGEFREETIDTDTGSLATPVCNNGFTRVSTDIQHLVCTLWGEWAAVDRETRQLKTVDWEYEKRHAMCKPTLSATCKQEPVPEGNKHLIETVHLPPHIDNKDISAVFPNTTFTYTCPKTHELIGETTRMCTDAGIYTAEIPRCEARVGCLQYCKSFAVNNGAVHYIAKKAVTIKGQGIIRNTCRAVITCNTGFVTTEYLRLFCDMTNSQWVEKSGNTLFDPPNCSPES; this is translated from the exons ATGAAAACAAGCG ATTGTGAAGAACTGTCGTCTCCTGCTGACGGAGAGTTTCGAGAAGAAACAATTGACACTGATACGGGGAGTTTAGCGACACCCGTATGTAACAATGGATTTACTCGTGTGTCTACTGACATACAGCACTTGGTGTGTACGTTGTGGGGTGAGTGGGCTGCTGTTGACCGAGAGACTAGGCAACTGAAGACAGTTGATTGGGAATACGAGAAGCGACATGCTATGTGTAAAC CAACCTTGTCAGCAACCTGCAAGCAAGAGCCAGTCCCCGAAGGTAACAAGCATCTCATTGAGACAGTACACCTGCCTCCACATATTGATAACAAAGACATAAGTGCCGTGTTTCCTAATACAACCTTCACATACACTTGCCCGAAGACACATGAACTAATTGGAGAGACGACGAGGATGTGTACTGATGCAGGAATTTATACAGCAGAGATTCCAAGATGTGAAG CACGTGTAGGTTGTCTTCAATACTGTAAGTCATTTGCCGTCAATAATGGTGCCGTGCATTACATTGCAAAGAAAGCAGTCACCATTAAAGGGCAAGGTATCATTAGAAACACATGTCGAGCAGTCATAACATGCAATACTGGATTCGTGACGACGGAGTACCTCAGATTATTTTGTGACATGACGAATTCTCAGTGGGTGGAAAAATCAGGAAATACATTATTTGACCCTCCAAACTGCTCACCCGAGAGTTAA